GGCGGGATCGCCCGCCGCTTCGCCGTCGAAGGCTGGGAGACGCGCACGGTGTCCGGCCGCGATCACGGCGAGCTGTACGACGCCTTCACCACCGCCCACCCCGGCCGGCCGCTGGCCGTGGTCGCCGTCGTCGAACCGAAGGGCTGAAACCGTGCTGCCGATGCGGGAAACGTTCCTCGCCACCACCGAAGAGATCATCGACGCCGACCCGGACGTCGCCGTCGTGCTGGCCGACATCTCGGCCGCGCAGCTGGCCGGGGTCGCGCGGCGGCACCCGGACCGCGTGCTCAACGTCGGGATCCGCGAGCAGCTGCTGGTCAGCACGGGCGCCGGGCTGGCGCTCGCGGGCCTGCGGCCGATCGTGCACACGTTCCCGTCGTTCCTGGTCGAGCGTGCCTTCGAGCAGATCAAGCTCGACTTTTCGCACCAGGAGGTGGGCGGCGTCCTGGTGTCGTGGGGCGCGTCGTACGACATGTCGACGGCGGGCCGCACGCACCAGTCCCCGGGCGACGTCGCCCTGATCGATTCGCTGCCGGGCTGGACGGTGCACGCGCCGGGTCACCCGGACGAGGCGCGGCGGCTGCTGCTGGAGTCGATCCCCGGTGACGGGCGGGTTTACCTGCGCCTTTCCGCGCAGGAGAACGCTTCCCCGCACCTGGGGGTCGGCTTCACGCGCCTGCGGCAGGGTTCGCGCGGAGTCGTGGTGGCCGTCGGCCCGGTACTGGACCGGGTGCTGCGGGCGACGGCGGGCCTGGACGTCACGGTGCTGTACGCGTCGACGATCCGCCCGTTCGACGCGGCGGGCCTGCGGTCGGCGGTGCTTTCCGCGTCCGCCTCGGTCGTGCTCGTGGAGCCGTACCTGGCCGGGACGTCGGCCCACTGGGTCGGCGAGACCCTTTCGGACGTGCCCCACCGGCTGAAGTCGCTGGGAGTGCGGCGCGACACCGAGGTCCGGACCTACGGCGAAATCGCGGACCACGACCTGGCGCACGGGCTGGACGCGGGGTCGCTGGGGTTGTCGATCAGGGAGTTTTTGGGGGAGTAGGAGTGGCGTCGCCGGTGCTGGGGGTATCGGCGGCCGGGTGCCGATAACGCAGGTTCACCTCGTCGTTGCCGGAGAGCAGGCTCATCAGCTTGACGTTGTTCTTGCGCTCCTCATCGGTGTCCCGGGGAAGCTTCAGGTGAAGGTTTTCGTAGAGCCTGAAGCGGTTGAGGTCCAGAAGGGTTTGGATCATGCCCGTGTACTCGCGCGCGGCAGCTACCGAGGCGCGGTAGGACAGGTACGCGAGGAGGTACGGGGCCAGGGCGACGAGCAGCCACCAGCCATCGGTGGCGAGGAAGAGCAGGCTTTCCGCCGTGGCGGCCAGTGCGGTCGCGCAGAGCCGCACGGCTGTGTCCATTTGCTGACGGGTGTCCTGCAAATAGTTCAAGTGCAGTTCGGGGGACACGAGAGCGAGGTGGGGTGTCGTTCTGATGGCCTTGAGCCCGTAATGGTCGCCGATTGTGTCCTCCGCCTGGCGCAGGACATTGCCGAACCTGGTCGGCATCACCCTGGCTGCGCTCGGGTAGTCGCCGAGCGCGGCCGGGATCGACGCGGCTGCTGCGTGCAACCCGCTGACCGGGTGGGCG
This window of the Amycolatopsis balhimycina FH 1894 genome carries:
- a CDS encoding transketolase family protein; amino-acid sequence: MPMRETFLATTEEIIDADPDVAVVLADISAAQLAGVARRHPDRVLNVGIREQLLVSTGAGLALAGLRPIVHTFPSFLVERAFEQIKLDFSHQEVGGVLVSWGASYDMSTAGRTHQSPGDVALIDSLPGWTVHAPGHPDEARRLLLESIPGDGRVYLRLSAQENASPHLGVGFTRLRQGSRGVVVAVGPVLDRVLRATAGLDVTVLYASTIRPFDAAGLRSAVLSASASVVLVEPYLAGTSAHWVGETLSDVPHRLKSLGVRRDTEVRTYGEIADHDLAHGLDAGSLGLSIREFLGE